One genomic window of Coffea eugenioides isolate CCC68of chromosome 1, Ceug_1.0, whole genome shotgun sequence includes the following:
- the LOC113778483 gene encoding uncharacterized protein LOC113778483 yields the protein MWVDVACAYRAMSATTMNHSRRQILTPGPSNNKRKERDGLDGFKPSAITTKSLAKPSIHRAPTPLSNKSTSASAVPPKQQQPACNNQLLAGYLAHEFLTKGTLFGEPWDPARAEAVPVSSSAPTRGSGGPGKAYNTGSSSGTNSKEKRKAEPAPGPSEKDEKRVEKQQRYLEVADLLKGDGAHAHLPGIVNPTQLARFLQLG from the coding sequence ATGTGGGTTGACGTGGCATGCGCATATCGAGCCATGAGTGCAACCACGATGAACCACTCACGTCGTCAGATTTTGACGCCCGGGCCGTCAAACAATAAACGGAAAGAGCGAGACGGTCTTGACGGTTTCAAGCCGTCAGCAATAACGACAAAGAGCTTAGCCAAGCCCAGCATTCACCGAGCCCCCACGCCGCTTAGTAATAAATCTACGTCGGCATCCGCGGTGCCTCCCAAGCAGCAGCAGCCGGCTTGCAACAACCAGCTCTTGGCCGGCTATTTAGCCCACGAGTTCCTCACCAAGGGGACTTTATTTGGGGAGCCGTGGGACCCGGCTCGAGCCGAGGCCGTCCCCGTGTCTTCTTCAGCTCCCACCAGAGGTAGCGGTGGACCTGGTAAAGCTTACAATACTGGTAGTAGTAGTGGTACTAATAGCAAGGAGAAGAGGAAAGCCGAGCCTGCGCCGGGGCCGAGCGAGAAAGACGAGAAGCGAGTGGAGAAGCAACAGAGGTACCTGGAAGTAGCGGATTTGCTCAAGGGGGATGGGGCCCACGCCCATCTACCGGGCATCGTCAATCCTACACAGCTCGCCCGTTTCTTACAGCTAGGCTAA